The Acinonyx jubatus isolate Ajub_Pintada_27869175 chromosome F2, VMU_Ajub_asm_v1.0, whole genome shotgun sequence DNA window TGCTGAAGGATAACAGAGGATCTGGGGACAGTGACTGTGGAGCTGAGAAGCATTTTGCCCCTGAATTTTGAGTGGTCTACCATGTGGGCTTTCTAGGACCTGCTCTCAGCGAGAGTTTTCATGGGGTCTCTTCAGACACTGTAGTTCTAGGAGCAAGGAGCTATGTGGCCACCTTTGGAGAATCAAAACCAGACCTCAGGGTTGTTTCTCTGAGCTTGTCCATCCCATTCCTGTATCCCTTTATTTGTATGCTTTATATTTGTCTCCCACCTAGACTATGAGCTCCATAAAGTGGAGATCCAGGTCTGGCCTGTTGATCCCTGATCCTTTAATGCCTGGCATGAGGCCCTGTCTAGCAGGAAGGCAGGTAAGgaggaaagataaaaggaaagagcCTTGGCTTTTTTCCATTAACCCTGAAGTTTCATATTAAGGtcttctctgttttgttgttACCCCTCAGTGGCTAACCTCATCAAAGCACATCACCAGGGCTCCCTCACCTTCCACTGTGGTTGGTCAATGGGATGCACTCTCAGGGAGGAAAGAGTGGGCGAGAGTATCTATTCCTCTCACTCCCCACCTGCTGGGCAGTCCTTCTGGCGGCAGGTGCGCCCTTCTATAGCCACACCCTTCAAGCAGCTCCTCGCCCAGGGTCCCAGATGTCATCTGGACACCGGTGATCCCATTTCTTCCCCTGCCTCTGCAGGTCAGGTTGAGAGCAGCTTCTCTCTGTTGGTAGTTACCGTGGGCATCAACATCCCTTATTACTTAaggctttaaaaaattccagCTGAGTGTAGGCTCAGTTTCCTGCCTGGACTCTGACAGATCCCTAAAGGGCAGAAAATAGGGAAAGAAGCAAAAGAGCTTGGAAAGATAAGGGGGCTCCTCAGAAGAGCTCACACAGACCCAGGAGGAGCAATTCATTTGTCCACTGAGGGAGTGAGGACTTAGAAAGGGCGTGTGTGAGGCCTGCCACCCCACGGGCCACCTGAGTCACCCCAGCTGCCCTGTGGCTAGTGGAGCTGTCCTCTGTGTGTCCCTCAGGGCTTGGTTCTGTCTGAATAGGAATCCTTGATAAGGTGTAATTATAACTTTCCACTTTATGTGTCTCCCACGCTGGACTGAAAACTCATCAAAGGCAAAGATTTGGGTGTGGGCCATTTCTGCATCCTGCTTGCTTCTCTCAGGCTGCTGGGCACAGAGCGCGTCTTTGTGAGGGTTCACGTGAAGAAGGAACGAAGGCTTCTCCCACAGCTGAACCCCATGGGCCCACTCTTCCAGAACCCACCCCTTCGTAGGAGGTGGATCCGCCTCAGAAGGCCCTGGCCAGGTCCTGAAGGCTAAAAATATTGGATCCTGATAATACCGGAAGGTGACTAAGCTGCTGACTCAAGAAAACCAACTTCCTCTTCCAAAATAGTTGCCTACTCTATCATCGAGTTGTTTTGCCCAGATACATGCTGGTCTCAGGCATTCCTGCCTCCTTTGAAAGCTTCTTCAAGGGCTGCCAGTTTGGCTCAAACACCTTTTTTGCTACtgtgccttttcactctgttgctGTTATCTGAATAACCTGTCCCAGCCCCTTAACACCTCAGTCAGCAGACCCCGACTCCCACACGGGCAATACGCCTGGACCACAATATTCCATCCCCAAACCAGGACTCGGTCACCGGGCTGTCCCGGAAAATCTGGGATACAgactatatttatataatttatagaaaCTATATTTATAGAAACAACAGTAAGCCTTGATCCATTTTCAATCTAAATGGTTTTAATAACCACAAACATATGGGAAAGAAACTAGTGAACAAAACTTATTTGTGTTTGACCCTAGTAGTTATTTTCACAGGCATGGTGACTGTATTCCTATAATCTTTTAATGCAGTATTAATTTCAAATGTTCCatgagtaaaaatatttttaaatgttgaatattatgttttaatattgCTGTATTGCTTTCAATAAAAGCAATTGTTTACACATATGATGACATTTTGTATACCGCTGTTTAAGATTTTTCACCTGAAATCACTGACCAGGTGACCACATCAGCTAAGCTCAACCCTGCAGTCATCCCATCCCAGGTGCCAGAGAGTGAGTGAAGAAGCCTCCAGAAGATTCCTGCCATGCTCTGTCTGAATTTCTTACCTATGAATTTATgagtgtaaaaaataaattgacaaacCAGGGTAAAACTCTTTTCAGATCATTTTCTTTAGTGTgtgaaaatgaagagaaggggTATCTTCCCCCAGAACCTTCCAGGCTAGTAATTCCAGATACTCTAATGCTTGGTGGTCCCAGTTCTACTAAGGGAAGAAGTTATTCCAGCTGTGCAGGGTTATGTGCATGCCTGTAGGGGAGCTCTCTACTATGCAAAGAGAAAGATGACCCTACTGGAAAAGGTTCTAACTGGTAGACCAGTTGCCTCAGGAACAGTGAATTCTGGATTTCCAACATCTCTTCTTGCATCCTGGTTCTAGGAGTCCTCCGTTACTGACACGTTCTCTGAAGCACACCCAAGGCCCTCGAATCATGGGCCCCATCACCTGTCAAAGCCAGGTTTATTGACCTTTGGGTGACTAAAAGTGGTACCAGAACTTGGGAGTGGTTAGGGAGAAGAGTACTTAAAATTGtcaaattttagccattcatcaaGATCCAGTGGCCTAAGCAGTGATGtagttagtttttgttttataattttagaaacaGCCCCCAGTACTTCCTGTACAGCTCCAGACTGGAAAGAAGTGCTTCTGGGTCAGCGTGGAAAGCAGGTGCTCCCTGAGGGCAACTTCTGAGTTCATCTTCTACCCGTGATCACAAATCATGCAACTCCTCCGAGAGTCTGTTGAGAATGCTACGGTACATGCCCACAACCCTACAAACTTCACTTGATTTCATCTAGGTCACCCAGCAAGACCCTCCCTCCCTTACTTTTCTTACAAACCCACAGTTTCTTCTGGCTCGGGTATCAATTTCCCCTTAACtttcagcataatgtcctcagccGGAAGGCTTTATCGGAGTGTCCCAACCTCTTCCAGTGTGTGACACTCCTAGGTTTgtatgggagagagggagacagagaaagagaaacagacacagagagagacagagacagaaggaatttTTGTGCAGGGGAGAGAAGTTGGGATTCCAGATGGTCCAATGGTTGGTGGTCCCCATTCTACTAAGGGCGGAAGTGACTCCCAACAGAGCAGGGTTGTGTGCGTGCCTGTGGGGCCTGTGCGTGTGTGCCTGTTCCATTAGTTCTGGGGACATGAACAATTTGTAAATAAGATGACTTTACAATGACTGAAGAACAGTCAGCTGAAGATCTTTAATGTCACTTTATACAATCCTTTCCTACACAAGTTTTAAAAGAGAACGCCCAGTACATGGGAGCCAGGGGGTATGGATTCCCCTCAATCCTGTCCCTGAGAAGCTTTTTTGGGAGAATACTATTAAACAGCTCCCTAGCTCTAGAATGTATTCGGTGTCCACTAAGAAATGCAACAATCTTCATCTCCAACCTGAGTTCTACAATATTTACCAAGCACGTGTATTAGAAGGTGGTGTATTAATTTGTACGTCCGTTCGCCAGAACGTGCTGGACAGTGAAGTAGCCCAGAGGCTCCCTCATCTTTCAGTTACCCCCTGGCCAGTGTCTCACCTCTGCTCACTCCAGAGTCTCCCCCTTTCCCATCTCCCACCTTGGTGGATGAAGGACGGTGTTTCAGTTAGACTCTGAGCTGCAAGTGTACCAAAGGCCGCAGCAGAGCTATCTAAGCCCCAGCGGCCCGTCTGACCAGTGAAAGACAGTTCTGAGAACAGCAAatgttccctctttctcctcgCTCGTCTCTgcttttttcctcattctccGGAGCCTGGTTAGTTCACGGAATGAACCCTGCTTTATGCCTTTCCTCAAGGATGCAGACAAGACCCACACCCAAGCTCTGCCTCCTCTGCCTGGcttcaccctcccccaccccttccccttgAACGGAAGGCACTTAACACCTACACAGCACAATTTAGTTCTTGATTCCACGCTGCCAGGTGTCATGACAATTAGATCACGGGTGTTGGTCTTGTCTTTGCTATGAGAAGCTCCCGGACAGGTACTGCTCATTGATGATCTCTCCTGACACTGTGCTTTGCTCATAGCAGGTACTCACCAGACAAACACTTGCCTTTATATAGAGTCTTCCATCGTGAGGGCGGGCGAGCAGAGTCGGGCTACCAACCCACTACAGGCCGGGCTGTGGGCTGAGGGGTGGCCTCCTGCTTCCCTGAAGCATCCCGCGAGGCACTGATGCCCACAATGCATTCCACGGAAATGCCCAAGACCTGGAAGGCCCCTCTGGCCTCTCCTAGCCCTTGTAAACTCAGTTTTTTGGCACTTCTTCCCCAATTCCTCCACGCTACCCCTCCTTGAACTCAATTTGAGGCATTTGTGAAAGGGGTATTTtcttctccccatccctgccGCAGAGCACAGTACGGGCATTTAAAATCATAAAGTCTGGCTGGCAGGTGAGATGAATGAATGGACTGCTGGACTAACAGAGGGTGAGTAGGTAAGTGGGGAAATGAAGGAACGTACCACTGCCGAGAGCACCCTGGGTGGCGCCTTCCAGAGGACAGGGATTCCTGTTTGTTTAGGACCCGTGTGGGGATTCCATGGACTCTACGggtgaaatgttttcaaaatcattttcaaaaatttgtgACTGGGAGAcaagaatatttataaatcaaatcATGGCAAGACACTTGTTAAGTGTACCTCTACGATTCGGTCCACACAAACATACTTATTTATACCTAGTTCCTGGGTAATCAGTTTTTGAGATGTTCAATGTTTTTTCTTCACCACCTGTATTAGAGGGCCATTACTTCCCTCAATTGAAAGCAAAATAGGTCTGCTATCACCATCAATATTCTTTAACCTTGCACTTGAAGGaagctttcaaagaaaaaaggcTGGGAGAGCTTTAAGATCCCATGCAGAGTTTCTTAACCTTAGGTGCATGTTTGAATTACCTGGGGAGGCTTTCTAAAGTCTTGAGGCTCAGGCTGTACCTTAAATCTACTACCTTACAGTCTCTGGAGATGGGACCCAagcatcagctttttttttttcttttttaaaaaaggtctcttttttcttttttttaaatctttctttcttttcctccctccctccctccctccctcccttccttccttccttccttccttccttccttccttccttccttccttccttccttccttccttccttccttcctctgtttggcatccatatttttaaagctcccccaAGAGATTCCCATGTGCGGCCaaaggctgagaaccactgttcaACCCACCCACAGCTGAGACCATTGAACGACTCACCGTGCACACGTGAGGGTGTTTGTTGTGTTCCCTGCAGGAGTCCGCTCTGCCACCCGCCCGTGTCTCATTCTGATCCCTCCCCAAGGGCTCCTTCCTCCTTCGCACTTATTTCTGTCTTGGCAATCATGGATGGCTCATGGGCATGTCCATGAGGATCCGATTCAGGTGAATTAGGCTATCATTCTGTGCTAGCTAGCACTTTGGGAAAGCTGTATTTCTCCACTCATGAACTTTGAACTGAACTTCTGTGCCTACAAGAAGTTTCAGGGATTGAGAAGAGCAGATAGTTGAAATAAATCACAGGGAGGTTGCACACCATCCTGAACCCGAGCTGGCCGTTCTCCCCAATCAGTTGTGTTGAGAAACGAAAGCTGCCTGGGGACACCCCACCCTCGGTCCGTGGACACGCTTCCCCTCAGTCCCGCGCCTTGGCACTCCGATCTTTGCCCCAGTTAAACCCCGGCCCATTTCGCGGGCCGAGCCACACTCTGCGGTGCTTCCCACCGCGGCAGCTTTTACAGTGCTTGCCTTCTACCTACCGAGTCTCCGTGTCTGCTTTCCCAGTTTGGTTTGTGGGCTAGGCCATTTCACTGGATCTTTTGGAAAAACAGTGTGGGGATGCCCACCCAGAAACTCTCTCTTCCTGGGATTTGGCGGTACCTGGTGCGGAGGAGGACTCAGAGAGGACAGACCTCCCCAGCTCGTCTCTCGTGCCCCACAGCCAGTCCTACGCCCACCCACCAGGCAGGGTTCCCGCAGCGATTGAACCAAGAGACCTGCACACAGCGCGGGTGGATTGCAGTTATGTATTCAGTTTCCTACCGACTTAACTAACGTGGGCCgcgggaagaggggagagaaacactGGAAGAGCTGCCTGACTGGAGTAGGTGCCTTTCACTAAGTCATGCGTTCCTACGCTTTACAAAAGCATCTTCCTACAGGAAAAGCGACTCCCGCAGGGATAGCAGGGGCTGCAAGGGTCACAGGGGTTGCAGGGGTTgcaggggctgcaggggctgcaggggctgcaggggctgCAAGGGTTGCAGGGAGAGGTGCAGGGGTAGCAGGGAGACTCGATCTTGACGCAACTGCCGAGCCCGTAGGAGTACGTCACGTCTTTCTCGTCCACGCAGGGCGGCAGGCTGAACTCTTTGCAGATGTTCATGTAGCTGTACTTTTTCGACCCGAGGCAGTCGTACCTGTTCTCCCGCTCTGCCGACACGCACACCTTTCCGTCCTTCACCCGAACTTTGACTTGATCCGGTTCAAAGCCGCACACGTTTACCGATCCTAAAATGTTACTGCTACAGCAAGAGGAGGCCAGAATTCTATTTGTTGTTCTTCTCAATCTGGAAGttagaaaaaaggagagggtgggaggaagaagcTCAGATCTCAGACACAGCTTGAGAAGCAATATTTTGAtctgtttttcattattattattatatatatatatatatttttttttaagtagtacaccctcttttttttttaattttttttcaacgtttatttatttttgggacagagagagacagagcatgaacgggggaggggcagagagggagggagacacagaatcggaaacaggctccaggctctgagccatcagcccagagcctgacgcagggctcgaactcacagaccgcgagatcgtgacctggctgaagtcggacgcttaaccgactgcgccacccaggtgcccctatatatatatatatttttaagttagcCCTGGGCCCCtcttggagcttgaactcagatCAAAGGTCAAGGGTCACATAgtctaccacctgagccagccaggcgcctgatctctctctctttttttttttttttttttttaaatagtaaaaggAACACTAGTCATTCTGAAAAGTCAAACTTTTCCCCAAGTGTATAAAGGAAACACTGAGAGTCCACCCGTGTAAATCGCATTCTGCCACAGGTAAACCTCTGTTAACAACAGATGGTTGCTGGAAGTTCCAGATCTTTCTCTTGCATTTAAATCCCAGATCCTCCTTTTATTAATTGTGGAAacttgccttagtttcctcatctgtaaaatggaaataataacagtacctacacCATAGGTTTTTTGGAAGATTAGATGAAATGATGAGCGTTGCTTAAGATTGTGCTTAGTGCGTTAGAAGTCTTGCTTAATTATTACTGTGATcgttattattactactattatatGTAGACTCTTAAGAGATTTTTTAAGGGGATGCAACTAATAAGATatcatttaaaatcattataaaGATGTCTTTCAGCCTCAGAACCCAGCCCTGCTACCCACAAGATTGGAGCCACCCTGGGCTGTCACACAGACCCAGCCTGAAAGTTCCATCAACGAATGACAAGGCAAAAGTGCCCTGACTCTGCCCTGCCCACCGGGGcctgtctctttctgccactGTGAGACTGCTCCAAATGCTGGAT harbors:
- the ODF1 gene encoding outer dense fiber protein 1, whose amino-acid sequence is MAALSCLLDSVRRDIKKVDRELRQLRCIDECTRCLCDLYMHPYCCCDLHPYPYCLCYSKRARSCGLCDLYPCCLCDVKLYCLRPSLRSLERKAIRAIEDEKRELAKLRRTTNRILASSCCSSNILGSVNVCGFEPDQVKVRVKDGKVCVSAERENRYDCLGSKKYSYMNICKEFSLPPCVDEKDVTYSYGLGSCVKIESPCYPCTSPCNPCSPCSPCSPCSPCNPCNPCDPCSPCYPCGSRFSCRKMLL